The nucleotide window TTTAACGCCAGCCAGCAGCCTGGGGCCGTTACAGAAGCGTTCCTCGGCATACCTGTGACCTGGTTTAACTACAGCTCGTCGGTAATCCCGATCATTCTCGCCTCCTGGGTGAGCTGCTGGCTGGAAAAACAGAGCACGAAACTGCTGCCATCGTCGATGAAAAACTTCTTTGCGCCGCTGATCTGTTTAGGCGTAACCGTGCCACTGACCTTCCTGATGATTGGTCCGCTGGCCACCTGGCTGAGCCAATTGTTGGCGAATGGCTACCAGTGGATTTACGTTCTGGCACCGTGGCTGGCGGGTGCAGCTATGGGTGCGCTGTGGCAGGTCTGCGTGATTTTCGGCCTGCACTGGGGACTGGTGCCGCTGATGATTAACAACCTGGCGGTGCTGGGCCATGACTCGATGCTGCCGATGCTGCTGCCAGCGGTGTTTGGTCAGGTGGGCGCCGCACTGGGGATCTTTCTGCGTACCCGTGATGCTCGTCAGAAAATGCTGGCCGGTTCATCCGTAACGGCAGGGATTTTCGGTATCACCGAGCCGGCAGTGTACGGCGTTAACCTGCCGCTGCGTCGTCCGTTCATCTTTGGCTGTGTGGCGGGTGCAATTGGTGGAGCAATTGTCGGTTTTAGCGACACCCACGTCTATTCCTTCGGCTTCGCCAATATCTTTACCATCGCCCAGATGATCCCGCCAGCTGGCGTGGACGCCACGTTATGGGGCGGCATTATCGGTACCGTAGTAGCACTGGTGCTGAGCTGCGGCCTGACGCTGGTAGCGGGTATGCCGGGTCATAAAGCGCAAGATACCGCGGTGCCGGTAACCCCCGGTGATAACGACGTGCTGTCACCGATGACGGGAACCGTTCTGGCGCTTGACCAGATCCCAGATACCACCTTTGCCAGCGGCCTGTTGGGGAACGGCGTTGCCATCATTCCCTCTGATAACAAGGTAATTGCTCCTTTTGCCGGTGAAGTGGCCTCGCTGTTCCAGACCAGACATGCCATAGGTTTACTCAGCAACAGCGGCATTGAACTGTTTATCCACGTCGGGATAGATACCGTGAAGCTCGACGGCAAGCCGTTTACTGCCCATGTAAAGGTGGGCGACAAAGTGCAGCCGGGTGACCTGCTGCTGGAGTTTGATCGTCAGACGATGATCGATGCCGGATATGACCTGGCGACGCCGATTATTATCAGTAACAGCGACGAGTATCGGGAAGTCATGACCGTGGCGACAACGTTCGTCAACGCTGGCGCACCGTTACTCAGCGTAAGCCATCAATAACAGGAGAACGTGATGAAGACTTTCCCGGATAATTTTTTATGGGGCGGTGCCGTGGCCGCGAATCAGGTAGAAGGCGCTTATCTGGAAGATGGCAAAGGGCTCTCCACCTCTGATGTTCAGCCGCAGGGGGTCTTTGGCCCGGTGGTGGAGCGTGTGGCAGGAGACAGTGGCATCAAGGATGTCGCTATCGACTTCTATCACCGCTACCCGGAAGACATAAAACTCTTTGCCGAGATGGGCTTTAGCTGCCTGCGCGTCTCCATTGCATGGACGCGTATTTTCCCGAACGGGGATGAGCAGCAGCCAAACGAAGCGGGCCTGGCGTTTTACGACAAGCTGTTTGATGAGCTGGCGGCGCACGACATCACGCCGCTGGTGACCTTGTCCCACTACGAGATGCCGTGGGGGCTGGTGAAACACTACGGCGGCTGGGGCAGCCGTCAGACCATCGGGTTCTTTGAACGCTATGCCCGTACCCTGTTTGCACGTTACAAAGAGAAGGTGAAGCTGTGGCTGACCTTTAACGAGATCAACATGTCTCTGCATGCGCCGATGACAGGTGTGGGCCTGCCGGAAACCAGTAGTAAAGGTGAGGTGTATCAGGCTATCCACCATCAGCTTGTGGCTAGTGCGCTGGCGGTGAAAGCCTGCCATGAGATTATCCCTGACGCCAAAATTGGCAATATGCTATTAGGCGGCCTGATGTACCCGCTGACCTGCAAGCCTGAGGATGTACTGGAGGCGCTGCAGGAAAACCGCGCGTGGCAATTCTTTGGTGACGTGCAATGCCGTGGGGCCTATCCGGGCTATATGTTGCGCTTCTTCCGCGACAACGGTATTCAGCTTGAGATCACTGATGCTGACCGCGAGGCGCTGAAATCGACTATCGATTTTATCTCATTCAGTTACTACATGACCGGCTGCGCCACCACTGATGAAGAACTTAAGCAACTGACACGCGGCAACATTCTGAGCATGGTGCCGAACCCGCACCTCGCAAGCTCCGAATGGGGCTGGCAGATTGATCCAGTTGGTCTGCGCACGCTGCTGAACGTGCTGTGGGATCGCTACCAGAAGCCGCTGTTTATCGTCGAAAACGGTCTGGGCGCGAAGGATAAACCGGATGCGGATGGCGTAGTGCAGGATGATTACCGCATCAGCTACCTTAACGATCATCTGGTGCAGGTACGTGAAGCTATTGACGATGGTGTCGAGGTAATGGGGTACACCAGCTGGGGGCCGATCGATCTGGTCAGCGCATCTAAAGCGGAGCTCTCCAAGCGCTACGGCTTTATTTATGTCGACCGTGACGACAATGGGAATGGCACGCTGGCGCGTAGCCGAAAGAAAAGCTTCTACTGGTATAAAGAGGTTATTGCCACGAAAGGTGCGTCACTGAAAGTGTAATTACCATTGGTATTAATGGCATCAAATCTTGTCGCGAGTGTTGATGAATGCTCGCGGCGAGAAACAGAGGTCAGAAGGCGACTTTGCGGTTTCATCATACGCTGACGACGGAGCTGATAAAATCGCCGGTACGGGATTTTCAACTGGTAAAGGGCTTGCTGGGGCACAGGAGCGTCAGTACAAAAGCGTTTCATGGCCAGGAAAGGGAAAAAATAAATACTTCTCATTACGCTTTATTTATCTGACTTCTTGAACCAGGATTTTTACTGCAAAACATATTCAAGTTTACCAGGAGGAAGCCATGTTTCATCATTCATCCAAAATGCAGTTCCCTGTTCGAGTTGAAAAACCAGACCCGGAATTTGCCATGCTACTTCAGCAGGCGATTGGTGGTGTGGAGGGCGAAATCCGTGTGGCGATGCAATACTTTTTCCAGGCCATGGGCGCTCGGGGCGATGCCCGAATCAGGGATCTGCTGATTTCTACCGCAACAGAAGAACTGAGTCATATTGAAATGCTGGGGTATGCCGTTGCCCTGAATCTTGAAGGCGCGCCGCTTTCCTATCAGGAAGAGTCAGCGAAAGACCCGGTAATTAACGCTATTCTGGGTGGCATGAACCCCCGCCACATCCTCTCCTCCGGGCTGGCCGCCATGCCGGTAAATGCTAACGGAGTGCCCTTTGATATGAGTCACATCTACGCATCTGGTAACGTAGCTGCCGACATGCTGGCAAATGTCACTGCGGAGGCAACCGGCCGAGTGCTGGCCACCCGCCTGTACAACCTTACTGAAGATAAGGGCATGAAAGATTTCCTTTCGTTCCTTATCGCCCGCGATACCATGCACCAGCAACAGTGGCTGGCAGTGATTGAAGAAATGGGTGGACTCAACGCTTCGCTGCCTATCCCAAACAGCTTCCCACAGGAAAATGAGGCACAGGAACACTCTTATTATTGCCTGAATACTTCTCTGGACAAGCCATTACCTAAAGGACGCTGGAGCGAAGGCCCGGCTTATGACGGACGTGGTCAGTTCACGGCTAAAGAGCAACCGGACATGTTGGGTGGAGAACCAATATTGGGTGCTGCCCGTCCGGGTTCAGGTGCGCAGCAGGAACAAATTGAAGGAAATGTTCCACCGGCAGGCAAGCCTTTGTAAAACCGTTTAATCTCTTTTTAATTGCAATAAAGTACAGACTAACTGCGGTCCATGCACCCAGTTAGTCTGTCCACCCCCCGCCTGCTTATCCGGCATCAGTTTGTAGCCTGTCGATATCTCTGCCAAACCCGGTCTTTCAGTTACGCAGCTTGAGCGAACGCTGTTGAAAACGCCAACTTCGGACCGGATCAGGCTAAACTGAGTACGCCGATGCCGGAAGTCTGCCGTAAGCTGGACATTCCCCCTTCACTGAATAATGGCCAGATGCAGGGGTGACAGGATTCAATGCGATTCCATGGACGGTGAATGTTTCTGTCCACAAAAATGCTGAAACTCTTCCATACGAAAGCCGGTTATTTCGGCGATCTCGGGACAAGAAAGACCTAATTTATAAAGGCTCAGGATCTGCAAATGCTCTTTGGTATTTGAACATATGATTCGTGGATTAGCGAAAGCGGGTTGGAGTGCATTAATCGGCCTGTCGGGACAGGCGTTATTCTTTGGCTTGCCGCCAGGCATTATCTTCCTCCTTCAGCCAGACCCTGCTTTAATATTTAAAGGGCCTTGGTATCACGGGGTTAAATACCGGGGGAGGGCATTGATCTCCCTCCTCCGGTTAACCGCCTCAGATATCGAATCGATCCAGATTCATGACCTTGGTCCATGCCGCGACGAAGTCTTTAATGAACTTGTGACTGGCATCTCCGCTGGCGTAGACTTCTGCTGTGGAA belongs to Erwinia pyri and includes:
- a CDS encoding glycoside hydrolase family 1 protein, which gives rise to MKTFPDNFLWGGAVAANQVEGAYLEDGKGLSTSDVQPQGVFGPVVERVAGDSGIKDVAIDFYHRYPEDIKLFAEMGFSCLRVSIAWTRIFPNGDEQQPNEAGLAFYDKLFDELAAHDITPLVTLSHYEMPWGLVKHYGGWGSRQTIGFFERYARTLFARYKEKVKLWLTFNEINMSLHAPMTGVGLPETSSKGEVYQAIHHQLVASALAVKACHEIIPDAKIGNMLLGGLMYPLTCKPEDVLEALQENRAWQFFGDVQCRGAYPGYMLRFFRDNGIQLEITDADREALKSTIDFISFSYYMTGCATTDEELKQLTRGNILSMVPNPHLASSEWGWQIDPVGLRTLLNVLWDRYQKPLFIVENGLGAKDKPDADGVVQDDYRISYLNDHLVQVREAIDDGVEVMGYTSWGPIDLVSASKAELSKRYGFIYVDRDDNGNGTLARSRKKSFYWYKEVIATKGASLKV
- a CDS encoding manganese catalase family protein, which produces MFHHSSKMQFPVRVEKPDPEFAMLLQQAIGGVEGEIRVAMQYFFQAMGARGDARIRDLLISTATEELSHIEMLGYAVALNLEGAPLSYQEESAKDPVINAILGGMNPRHILSSGLAAMPVNANGVPFDMSHIYASGNVAADMLANVTAEATGRVLATRLYNLTEDKGMKDFLSFLIARDTMHQQQWLAVIEEMGGLNASLPIPNSFPQENEAQEHSYYCLNTSLDKPLPKGRWSEGPAYDGRGQFTAKEQPDMLGGEPILGAARPGSGAQQEQIEGNVPPAGKPL